The following proteins come from a genomic window of Megalops cyprinoides isolate fMegCyp1 chromosome 6, fMegCyp1.pri, whole genome shotgun sequence:
- the lrrc38b gene encoding leucine-rich repeat-containing protein 38 has protein sequence MLLCVCWLQLLLVLLSCASLCRGENCPASCLCPDPHTVDCSGRGLTRLPDAIPLDVRRLLLSDNWIPRIPADFLVLYSDLVYLDLRNNSLSRIEPGTLSPSSRLVFLDLGSNNLTEIPKGTFGESRSLIKLRLGNNPHLSMVNEDAFLGLTSLRELELERNALSGLKVGALSQLPSLRVVRLEGNPWVCNCNFANLFAWLMANRHKLPNGVEGMECSLPTDGRRVALSQLSQDSFRECQASLTLTDFLIIIFSGISVSVAAIMASFFLASTVHCFQRWSKGVKGDEEENEE, from the exons ATGTTGCTATGTGTCTGCtggctccagctcctcctcgtcCTGCTCTCCTGCGCCTCGTTGTGTCGGGGGGAAAACTGTCCCGCTAGCTGCCTGTGTCCGGACCCGCACACAGTGGACTGCAGCGGCCGTGGGCTTACCCGCCTCCCGGACGCCATCCCCCTGGACGTCCGCCGCCTCCTGCTGTCCGATAACTGGATCCCGCGCATCCCGGCCGACTTCCTGGTGCTGTACAGCGACCTGGTGTATCTGGACCTGCGGAACAACTCACTGTCCCGCATCGAGCCCGGCACCCTCAGCCCCTCCTCCCGGCTCGTCTTCCTGGACCTGGGCAGCAACAACCTGACGGAGATCCCCAAGGGGACGTTCGGGGAGTCCCGCAGCCTGATCAAGCTGCGTCTGGGCAACAACCCTCACCTGAGCATGGTGAACGAGGACGCCTTCCTGGGACTGACCTCCCTGCGAGAGCTGGAGCTCGAGCGCAACGCCCTATCCGGCCTGAAGGTGGGGGCCCTGAGCCAGCTGCCCTCCCTGAGGGTGGTCCGGCTGGAGGGCAACCCCTGGGTATGCAACTGCAACTTTGCCAACCTGTTTGCCTGGCTGATGGCGAACAGACACAAGCTTCCAAACG GTGTGGAGGGCATGGAGTGCTCTCTCCCGACGGACGGGCGGCGTGTGGCGCTCAGCCAGCTCTCCCAGGACAGCTTCCGGGAGTGCCAGGCCAGCCTCACCCTCACCGActtcctcatcatcatcttctCCGGCATCTCCGTCTCCGTGGCCGCCATCATGGCCAGCTTCTTCCTGGCCTCCACCGTGCACTGCTTCCAGCGCTGGAGCAAGGGCGTGAAGGGCGACGAGGAGGAGAACGAGGAGTGA